GCATTCAGACTCAAACCCTTACTCATCATTGCATCCATCAACCCATAAGCATCACCAAGCCTCTTTGCAATGCAAAAATTCCTAATGGCAGCATTGTACGCTGCAACATCTGGGTAGCATCCACACTCGTTCATTTCCTTCAATACATCTCTGGCTTTATCGGGCTGACCAACCAACCCCAATCCCCCAATGATACTGGTATAGGTGAACACATCAGGTGATATATTCTCATCACGCATTTGCTCTACCACCTTATACGCCTTGTCtatttctctactcttacaaTAAACATCAACGAAACAATTGTATGAAATGATATCAGGTTCCACGCCCATCTCCCTCATCTCCGTATAGAATCCCTCAGCTTCCCCAGATGACTTCCACCTGgataaaaatatattgaaagTTTGCAAATTAGGCCTAAAGCTATGCTTCAAACTATGATACACATTCCTTGCATCTGTCATACTCTTCTCCTGACAAAGAGTCCTCAACAGAGAATTGAAACAAGTTGTATCGAATTCCGGCACAAGCTTCTAGAACTTTCTAAAAGACTCCACAGTTTGCCTAACCGAACAAACTTTAGTGATCCTGGCTAAAACAACCATTTTATCAAATTTCTATCCTTATACAACTAAGACCTCCCAAGTTTTTTCAAACATTCGACTTCTTCCTAATATATAAAGCATAGTATCCAGTGAAAGGGCACTGTGATAAAACCCTCTTCTGTTCCCAGTGTAATTGAAAAACTCCAAAGCTTGTAAAGGGTTTCCATGGCTGAACCTAACCCGTTTTAGAACCTTATCAAACAAATCATTTGAGAGGGAAACTCTACTTGATTTCAATGTTTGCTTCAAGTTTTTAGAATGGTTCCGGCAACTGACTATACGAAAAACAGTCTCAATGTCATCGTTAGTTTAGCTTCCAGAGCAGAGTAACcgagagagaaacaaaactgGGCTTTGCGAGATGTACTTGAATAATGGTGATTGGGATGAGAGGGGCTTCACTGTTATTGTCATCATCTTCGTTGAAATGGCGCTGATTGACCCAGGAAGAAATTGAAGCTCTGTTTTTACAATTAGCAGTAAAGATGGCTCTCAACTCTTCAGCTAAGCAATGCTATGTATGTTGGAAAGAGAACCTCATTGAGATGAAGTATGAAAACGGAGGGGGaagaattgaaggaaaaataattcaGCAAGGAAACACATTGAACActtatggaaaaaaaaaaaaaaaaaaaacataaaaatcatTAATCTCAATTGTTTTACCAAATGGAATCTAGAATAGCAGCCATGATCTCCTAAATTCTACCCATGGCATATAGACTACATAACATGCGTGATGCATTACACTTCATCTGCAGCCTAGAAGAACCAAACACAATAAAAGGAAACAACAACGGCAAGCAAACTCAAATAGAGACAGACGCCCTAAAATACAAAGAGTGAAATCATTAGAAATTTCCGAGAAAATATATGTCCCTAAGTAATTCAGTAAttctaaactaaaaaaattatgaaactgTAATCATAGACAGTCAGTTATGAAGATGGAAACCAATTCACTAGTAAAAACAGCATGCATATAGTTTATGCCTagtttgaatttcaattcacAAGCCCCAATTTCAATgtcaaaaaccctaaaccgaAGTCCAATTTGATTTCACACAAAAGgcaaaatttaatttcaattttaccaaaaaaacacTAATTGAAGGAGAGAATCTGAGAAAGCTTACCTGAGAGAGAGTTCATTAACCCTAGCTGCTTTGAGATTCAATCGAAGGTTACACAGAGGCTGAGAGGATGGAGATGAGAGAAAGAGTTAGAGAGGCTGAGATGCCAGCCTAAAACACGAgatgagagagatgagagCGGAAGCTTACCTGAATCTTGAGAGAGATGCTGCCAGATATTGATAGTGAGAGAGTGAGCGCCGAGCAGAAATGAAGGAGAGGTCGTTCGATGAGGcctaacaaaagaaaagaaaccgCCAAAACCCCACAgcccaaaacaaaagaaaagaaaagtaaaaaaaaaaaaaaaaaacgaaaaaagaaaaaagaaaaaagaaaaaaacacccAACAGCCCGTAAGTCCcctccctcctctctctcactatcTGCAAAACCCTACCAAAACCCTAACTCCTCcttacccccaaaaaaaaaaaaataaaaaaaaaatccacttTACTCTTTCATTGATGTTTTCAAAGCATACAAGCAGTGTTGTGTGAAGCTCTGCTGctggggtttttttaattaggttACCATACATGGCCATAGATAGCGGAACTAAGGAGCAGTCGCACAAGGAACATAGGTCCAGGCAGTCGGGTTCCAAGGCCGACAAGAAGAAGCGTGCCGCTTCTTCCCAGAGCGGCAAGAAGCAAAACCCAAAGGCATTTGCTTTTAGCTCAACTGTGAAAGCCAAGCGTCTTCAATCTCGCTCCGTCGAGAAAGAGCAGCGCAGGCTTCATGTCCCAACCATTGATCGTTCCTATGGCGAACAACCTCCATATGTTGTTCTGGTGCATGGACCTCCCAAGGTATATATAGTACATCTAGTCAGTGCAATAACTTACCTGCATCTCACTCAGACTGCTGTTAATTTGTTCgaactaatatttttttgttcaattccTTATTTTTGATTTCTAGGTTGGCAAGTCTTTGTTAATTAAGTCGCTTGTAAAGCATTATACCAAACATAATTTACCAGAGGTTCGAGGCCCGATTACCATTGTTTCAGGTGCCATGCTTCATGTTTTTCTGATATTGcaataatttgatttaatttaatattaggTTGAGCACTGTTCGTTAAATGCTTGATTGATTGCTTGTGTTAGGGAAGCAAAGGCGGGTACAGTTTGTGGAGTGCCCAAATGATATCAATGGTATGATTGATGCTGCAAAGTTTGCTGATTTAGCATTGCTTCTTATAGATGGAAGCTACGGTTTTGAAATGGTGAGACTTGTgacaattaattttgttattttttcttctactGTTTCCACGTGGATGGCTTAAACTTCAATGGAAATCCTGACGCTAACAAAATGTTGTACCCTTTTGTTTGTTAAAAATGTCTATGAATTTAACTCCTGTCATACATATCAAACAAACACACGTGCTCGTGTGCAGGCACAACACCCACACTCATAGATTTCATTATTATGTATCGGGAGATGACTCTGCTTGAATATTTAATAGGTGGATGTTCTGGATTTCTTGATACATTCTTTATTGGtctgatttctttttcaaggATTTATTGGTCTGATATCTTTTTTCATCAATATGATGTCAAgacatttatattataatattgtATTGCCTTAATTTCCTTTACAGGAGACATTTGAATTCCTGAATATATTGCAAGTTCATGGGTTCCCAAAGGTTATGGGAGTTCTTACTCACCTTGATAAGTTTAAAGAtgtaaagaaattgaagaaaacaaagcaacACCTCAAACATCGTTTCTGGACTGAAATATACGATGGAGctaaattgttttatttatctGGTCTCATTCATGGAAAGTAAGTAGCCACTTTCTGCACTGGATGATGCAGTCACTTGTGAAAGTTGACAACTGTTATTagttggatttttattttattaattatattccCCCTGGTTTGATGAACAGGTATGTCAAACGTGAAATTCACAATCTGGCACGTTTCATATCTGTTATGAAGTTCCATCCTTTATCTTGGCGAACTGCTCATCCATATGTTTTAGTAGATCGTTTTGAAGATGTGACTCCTCCTGAAAAAGTGCGTTTGAATAATAAATGTGATAGAAATGTCACACTGTATGGTTATTTGCGGGGCTGTAACatgaaaaaaggaacaaaggTATGTGTTTGACTTATAAAGTTCTTGTCTTATTGCCTTTAGAAATCTATGTATTACAAATGAGTTTAATTGGAAGAAAAGACCATAACTCAGGTTGATGTACGGAGAGTTCCTTTTAGCTCTCCATGAATTCCAAATGCAGGGGTGAAGCCAGAAAATTCTTTTAGTGGGCAACTCCAAACAATAAAAttagattaaaaaaatgttcAACAAAAGAGTTAAAAACTTAAGGGTATTGATTCATAGTAATTTTCATGCAGTACACATACAGTTGTCCCCAGTATATATGTTTTCTTGTTATCAAAGCATCCTAAGAAAATTTTCAGTTGAATATATTTGGGagaacatataaataaataaacaaacaaatttgaataaaaaaatgtgaaattgTGACATCAATAACGggttaattatatataattgtaatAGCAAATTAAAGATGTAAAGAACAATCCATGAAGGATGAAAAAAGGAAACCATTTTAGAATGCGAGCATCCAACCTagaaccaattggcaatgggtcTAGAGGcccaaaataatttaaactattaaGGCAATGCTTACATTTCCAGTGGGATAATACTCTCAGTATGTGGAAAGAGAGGAAAGCTTTGACATCCTTATAACAAACTAGGCTTTGTCGTGACTTTTAGAAGGCGATCTTTAAGTGAAACTCCTTCAAATTTAGCAGTTAAGATGACTTAAATTTTCGGGTTGGTAACTTGGTGCCGCTTCTGTAATAGTCCCCTCTCCGctaaaataaagaagaaagaatacATTGGATTATATGATTCATAGATGCATTATCTtgctgtttattttttaatgatatattgttgTCTGATTTACATTGTGTATCAGATTCATATTGCAGGTGTTGGGGATTACAGTTTAGCTGGTATGACAGGCTTAGCTGATCCTTGCCCTTTACCCTCAGCTGCCAAAAAGAAGGGACTGCGTGATAAGGAAAAACTGTTTTATGCACCCATGTCTGGACTTGGGGATCTCCTGTATGATAAAGATGCTGTCTACATAAACATAAATGACCACTTTGTGCAGTTTTCCAATGTTGATGAAAAGGGCGAAGCAACAAATGAAGGtccaatttattattatttatttttaattttataattttaaaaatttgttttcttattcataTTTGTATGTGTGGGTGAGGATTTGAAAGGATACATTCATGTTCAAATATTTGAAAGGATTTGAAAGGATACATTCATTTAGTTTGATTCCATGTTGTTTATCTGGtacaaatatttgtttttcttagaCATCTTTTGAGTTTTCCTTATATAGGAAAAGTTTCTATTTCTCTTTCTGCAACTGCCACCAATTTTAAAAGTTGATACTCATGTTCCCGTGTAACAGGAAAGCACCAAGATGTGGGTGTGGCTTTGGTTAAATCTCTTCAGAACACAAAATATTCAGTTGATGAAAAGTTAGAGGAGAGCTTCATTAATCTATTTAGTCGGAAGCCTAATTTATTGTCAAAGGCTCAAAGTGATGGAAAAGATACTGATGAATCTAGAGAACATATTGGTAGAATAGAGTCTTTTGAGGAATATCAGTCTGGGGAAGCAACCAAAGGTGAAGGTTCTGCTGAAGAAAGTGATGCGGAGGATTTTGACGGTTCAGAATCAGAATCTTCAGATAAGAATGAAGCAGCTCATAAAGATGCATCGGATCATGATGCTACTCTTAAAGATCACCTGAAGGAACATGTTGAGTTTCATGATGGAAGGTCAAGGAGAAAAGTTATCTTTGGAAATGACCTTGATTGTAACGATATGGAGGTGAACAAAGCTAAACTCATCATCTCTGTTGAATAGAACCATGATTTGGAGAAAAATATGTTGTTTGTGTCTGTCTGTCTGACGTTACAGGCAAATATTGAAGTTCACTTGCTGAGGCTTGTACACATTAAACAGCTCTGATTTTTTCGCCACTTTGGTTATTAGAGTTATAAGATAACTTCAGTAACTTTtgaatttaataatttaatcttctatttaatttcttattttttactttatttcaTGTCTGATCCTCATGGATTACTTGGTCATGATTTTCTGATACTAAACATGTACATTCTGAATTGAACTTCTGATAAATGCATAATAGATGTTATACTTATTAATACTTCTCCTAGTTGTCATATCTTCTTCACCTTTCAGCTTATGGATATGAATATAAATAGCGAAAACCAGAAATGTGTATACATTTAGCATCCATGATCTAGTTAATAATACTCATGTTCTACGCATATTCTTCGATTATAGGATTCAGATTTAGAGGCTGAAGATGACGGCAATGACAACAATGAGGATGATATTCATGCATCTTCTGGTTCAGAGTCTtcagaggaagatgaagatatTCATGAAACAGACGGTAAATTTAAATTtgcaatttttgttgttgtaataTTCTTATGTTCTGAGCAAGAAGAACTATGCTTATCTTTTGTATTAGATACAACGTTTTTGGGTGAACGGTCCTATATTATGTATGTTGATAAAAACTCAGATTTATAAGAAAATGGTATCTAACTGAAAATGTCATCCATCAATTGCTTACATATTTTCATGTCTCAATTCTTAGATGAGATGGGAAACATTGCAAAGTGGAAAGAATCTTTGGTAGAAAGGACTTCCTCAAGACAAATTATTAACCTTATGCAACTTGTATATGGGAAATCTACATCGACACAAGCAACTTCTATCAATGAAGAACATGATGGTAGTGCAGATGATGAAAGTGATGGAGATGACTTTTTTAAGCCAAAAGGAGAAGGAAACAAGGTTTGTTTGAGACACTGCTTGTTTATATCTCACAGTAAGAGGTGCATGCTTTAACATCAAAGGGATTTATATATCTTTCCAAtctcaaataaattattgggATAACCTCCATAACTGAAGTGAGCGCTGTCatattatcatttttgttCGTTTATTCCAGAAACATGGAGGAATAGAAGGCGGAAATTGGAATGTCGAGGACTGTtccaaattcacaaattattCGAATCTCAAAGactggaaagaagaaaagcttAGGGAGGGTATTCGTGATCGTTTTGTTACTGGTGATTGGTCGAAAGCTTCTCAAAGAAATCAAGCTGCTGAGGCTAAAGTTGAAGATGATGACGCTGTGTATGGTGACTTTGAAGATTTAGAAACTGGGGAGAAGCATGATGGGAATCATTCCAGTGATACAAGCAATGATGCAAACCACAAGGAAGATGATTTGGCCAAAGAGGAGAGGAGGCTGAAAAAGCTTGCTCTTCGTGCAAAGTTTGATGCTCAATATCCTTTTCactaaaaatattttctttatatactTTTCAAAGAATTGCATATTGCTTTTCCACCATAAAAACCAAGGAAGAATTTTGttgattgttttttcttctgagTTTGGAATTGGATTAAGCTGGGATAGTTTCTTGGTTATATATTGCATTTGTCCATATATGACGCTCTAATAGTAATTCTGTGTGTATGTGAGCGTTTTTATTTTCGGTTTGGTCGTATGTACTGTGTTGCATTGGTAGATAAATTCTGAAATTACTTTTGTGCCCTTAATTTGATATACGTTTGATGGAGCTGAGTCATCTGAAGAGGAGCTTGAGAATAAACACGAAGGCAAATTTGGTAGAGATCAATCCAAAGAAAGTGGCTATTTTGACAAGGTAAACTTTCTCGCGTATTTAAGATTGTTTTGTGCAGTCCAAGGTAGTGGGATCTCATGCCTGGTTCTTCCAGCTGAAGGATGAGATTGAACTTCGGAAGCAAATGAATATAGCTGAACTCAATGACCTGGATGAGGCCACCCGATTAGAGATAGAGGGTTTCCGGACTGGGACTTACCTAAGGTTGGAGGTTCATGATGTCCCTTATGAGATGGTTGAATATTTTGACCCCTGCCATCCTATTTTGGTTGGAGGAATTGGTCTTGGTGAAGAAAATGTTGGACACATGCAGGTTAGTGTACATTAGAAATATTCacattttactttttgtttgtttgttttgttttatactAGTCCTCCCTGCTGCACGTGTAAGATAGCTCCCCTATTTTATCATACTGAATAGTCAATGGGTGGTCGTATTTTAATCAAACTATTATATTATTCATAGGGCCTTTTTAGACAATTAGACAACTTAGACACAAAAAAAGTATTGGGTGAAATAAATGATTTAAAAGGTGCAGGCGTCCACGATTTCGCGTCGAGGCGCCTCTGGTGGCACGATTTACAGTTGAGGCGCTGTTGAGGCGCTGTTGAGGCGCACTGGAGCGTATGTGAGGCGTGCGGCGATGCTTGtgaggagggagagaggaagGAGAAGATAACTCGGTGCTGTGCAACCgcaaagaagatgatgatctggcttaattttttttttttatataactAACGATGTTGTTGGCATAAAACAGGTTTTGTAAATGAGGCTTAAGCATAGTATtaaaatgggctttgggtctTAAGCAAATAGTATTAAAATGGgctttttgggaaaaaaaggGCATTTCTTTTAAACTAGCATGTGAGGCCTAAGCCCAATAACTGAAACAAGCTATACAGGGCctagaaaaatataaagaacCAGAAAAGAAAGCCCAAGGATGCTATactatatttataattttatatttaatatatgtttatatatttatcatttaataattttgaaaaagaaaacccaaaaggcTTATGCCCCAACGCTGCGAGGCGCCTCGCAAGGCTCTCAGTAAAACACATTGCTTTACGCCTTCGCGTTTTAAAACATTGGGTGAAATACAGTGACACCCTAACTGGAGCTCACTTTATATTATAGATAGATGGATAGCAATGATAGGCTATTATATTATTAACCACTGGTGTTGCTACCAATTCTTTTGTGAATTTGAAATTGCATTATTGTTTAACTTTGCCATTTGAAATTTACTGAAAACTAGCACTTACTGCTCTTATTAACTTGTTACAttaattttcactttcaaaGCAAATGACTTGTCATTTACTCTACGTGTCCCAATTATATTTACAATATGATAAAGCTTGAAGTGAGTGAAGGCTGTTTCTCTGATAGATGCAAACCAATGTACAGATCAAACTAATGGATTCCTAATGATTTCTACTCATAGAAAGAGCCAGATTAGAATTTTGTTGCCTCATTTACTTTAACATGACATGTAGGAGCTAGAAGTTAAAACATGTTGAGGTCATAATTGGCAGTCTCTCTTGGTGATAGCTAGCTTATTCCTTCATTGCACATGATCCCCTATGGGCTCAATGTTCTTGCATATTTGAAGAATTCTTATCTCATCAGATGTCTTGTTCCCTTTATCCCAGGCCAGGTTAAAGCGGCATAGGTGGCACAAGAAAGTACTTAAGACTAGCGATCCTATTATTGTTTCTATCGGGTGGAGGCGGTACCAAACAATACCTGTTTATGCTATTGAAGATCGTAATGGAAGGCATCGCATGCTTAAGTACACTCCTGAACACATGCATTCCCTTGCAATGTTTTGGGGCCCTCTTGCCCCTCCTAATACTGGTGTGGTTGCTTTCCAGAATTTATCAAACAATCAGGTTTGACATGTTTCTTtcgtttcttctttttttttttttttttttttttttccttttactcgtttatgtttatgtttccTTACCGTTTCTCTTTATGTTTCTTAAAATCCCTTCGAAATTTTTAGGATTGGCATAGGGAAAGCTTTGAATATTTTCCATTAGAGATTTATCTAATGAGGACTAAGTTGAGGATCACACGTGAGGCCCACTTTTCAATGAGATCTAAAGGGAACGGTTTAAACCATGGAATTACTAAATGGTGTTCCAATCTGATCTGCAGACCACTTTGTAAATCAATAATTGtgtttccttttatttcttaaattcTATATTAAgtgttattttaaaaaatatttttcttaggGTGTGTACTGAGCCTTTTGGTCAAAGAGTCTACTTTCAGTGCCACCTCTATCTTTCCCATGCATgcgttatttatttatgtcttttcatttaacttttttgaattttatgtttttaccTTTTTCTTCATTCCTAAGCTACATTCGTTGGTCTGGCAGGTGCAGTTTAGGATCACAGCAACTGCTGTTGTGCTTGAGTTCAACCACGCATCACGAATAGTGAAGAAACTCAAACTAGTTGGTCACCCCTGCAAGATCTTCAAGAACACTGCACTTGTAAAAGATATGTTTACGTCAGATCTTGAAATAGCTCGATTTGAAGGAGCTGCTGTTCGAACTGTCAGTGGCATTCGGGGGCAGGTGAAAAAGGTATGCTGGTTTGATGTTTACGTCATATATTGTTTGCGTGCAGTTTTTATTTGTCCATGTGGATTTTGCCAGTTTAATATTCATTCTGGCAATTAAACTCTTGAGCTGGTGTTGTTACTGCATAGTGCATATATATAGGTAACAGAAACATGTGTATTAGCATCCTTCATTGTAATTAAAGTTCTGAGCATGGATAGGCATATTTCCTCATATGACCCATGATGctaatttaatttactttGAATAATTTTAATCTTGACAGGctgcaaaagaagaaattggTAACCAACCGAAAAAGATGGGTGGACAACCAAAAGAAGGGATAGCTAGGTGCACCTTTGAGGATAAAATTAAGATGAGTGACATTGTTTTTTTGCGTGCTTGGACCCAAGTTGAAGTTCCTCAGTTTTACAACCCATTGACGACATCGCTGCAACCTCGTGATAAGACCTGGCAAGGGATGAAAACTACTGCTGAATTGAGGAGAGAACATAATATTCCTATTCCTGTTAACAAAGATTCACTTTACAAGGTAATCAATGATATGAGGGACTCACAGTGAGGCTGCTTATTGCAGTGGTACATGGTTTCTCTCAATTCTGCCCCGGCAGTACtgcttgttttctttcttcagtTTTTGTGTGTTATCCAACGGTACTTAATTTCATGTTCTTGTGTCAACAGCCCATTGAAAGGAAGCTGAAGAAGTTCAACCCCTTGGTGATTCCTAAGTCATTGCAGGCTGCTTTACCATTTGCTTCAAAGCCTAAGGATATACCCAGTAGAGGAAGGCCACTTCTTGAAAATAGAAGAGCTGTTGTCATGGAACCTCATGAACGGAAAGTTCATGCTCTTGTTCAACATCTTCGATTAATTAGAAATGAGAAGGTATGCACCTTAAGACAATTATTGTGTTTGAACCATCGTGCCAAGTGCATAATTGATGGTTAAATTTGTTGGAGAGCCAAATTGGGTAATGCACAGCCACACTTAGAGAGACCCCACACTGATAGAGGCACTCCAAAAAGATTAATTTACCTTCCAAGATCTTGATGGAGGACTTTTTCTATGGTTACAAATTAACTTTGTTTGGCAATCGGTTGCTGGTTGGAAATGTTTGTTTGAATAGCCGCAGTAAATTTAAATTGGGGGAGGATTGCTTTTGAGTTTTGACACATGGAACTTGCATAAACACCTTTGAGGAAAACCTCAGACTCTTTCTGGAGAGTGACaccaattttaatttatattaatttatatttattctgGAGAAAACTTGTAGGGCTAGTCTAGAGTGCAATCATGCTATGAGGACCTtatttgtcttttttgttatgttgccCTTACACGGTTACACCAGAGCGCACACACAGCTGCTATT
The window above is part of the Prunus dulcis chromosome 1, ALMONDv2, whole genome shotgun sequence genome. Proteins encoded here:
- the LOC117623859 gene encoding ribosome biogenesis protein BMS1 homolog, producing the protein MAIDSGTKEQSHKEHRSRQSGSKADKKKRAASSQSGKKQNPKAFAFSSTVKAKRLQSRSVEKEQRRLHVPTIDRSYGEQPPYVVLVHGPPKVGKSLLIKSLVKHYTKHNLPEVRGPITIVSGKQRRVQFVECPNDINGMIDAAKFADLALLLIDGSYGFEMETFEFLNILQVHGFPKVMGVLTHLDKFKDVKKLKKTKQHLKHRFWTEIYDGAKLFYLSGLIHGKYVKREIHNLARFISVMKFHPLSWRTAHPYVLVDRFEDVTPPEKVRLNNKCDRNVTLYGYLRGCNMKKGTKIHIAGVGDYSLAGMTGLADPCPLPSAAKKKGLRDKEKLFYAPMSGLGDLLYDKDAVYININDHFVQFSNVDEKGEATNEGKHQDVGVALVKSLQNTKYSVDEKLEESFINLFSRKPNLLSKAQSDGKDTDESREHIGRIESFEEYQSGEATKGEGSAEESDAEDFDGSESESSDKNEAAHKDASDHDATLKDHLKEHVEFHDGRSRRKVIFGNDLDCNDMEDSDLEAEDDGNDNNEDDIHASSGSESSEEDEDIHETDDEMGNIAKWKESLVERTSSRQIINLMQLVYGKSTSTQATSINEEHDGSADDESDGDDFFKPKGEGNKKHGGIEGGNWNVEDCSKFTNYSNLKDWKEEKLREGIRDRFVTGDWSKASQRNQAAEAKVEDDDAVYGDFEDLETGEKHDGNHSSDTSNDANHKEDDLAKEERRLKKLALRAKFDAQFDGAESSEEELENKHEGKFGRDQSKESGYFDKLKDEIELRKQMNIAELNDLDEATRLEIEGFRTGTYLRLEVHDVPYEMVEYFDPCHPILVGGIGLGEENVGHMQARLKRHRWHKKVLKTSDPIIVSIGWRRYQTIPVYAIEDRNGRHRMLKYTPEHMHSLAMFWGPLAPPNTGVVAFQNLSNNQVQFRITATAVVLEFNHASRIVKKLKLVGHPCKIFKNTALVKDMFTSDLEIARFEGAAVRTVSGIRGQVKKAAKEEIGNQPKKMGGQPKEGIARCTFEDKIKMSDIVFLRAWTQVEVPQFYNPLTTSLQPRDKTWQGMKTTAELRREHNIPIPVNKDSLYKPIERKLKKFNPLVIPKSLQAALPFASKPKDIPSRGRPLLENRRAVVMEPHERKVHALVQHLRLIRNEKIKKRKLKDDKKRKEIEVQKAKEEQLSKKRQREERRERYREQDKLKKKIRRNAED